From Hyalangium minutum:
GGTCCACTGCCGCGGCTCACTGTAGGGGGTCAACAGGATCTGATCATAGACAGACACGAGCTGGCCGGTGGTGGGCTCGAAGCTGCCCCGGAACGCAGTCGCGCTGCCTCCGCCGTTGGGGTTGGAGGCGCTGAGCATGGAGCCACAGGAGATGCAGTTCGGGCTCCCCGGGGAATCGGAGTCGCTGACCCTGAAAAAGAGGGATTGCAGCGCGCTCCGAGCTCCCGGGTGCTGCGAGACATAGGGATCCACCAGCCGGAGGGCGCCATAGGCATACGCGGGCCGCATGACGAAGGGGTAGCGTGTCTCTCCGTCGATGACCCGCGTGACGGGCGTCGTCGCGTTGCCCACCACCACGCCATCATTCGCATATTCGGTGGTGACCGATTGCGCATCGAGGCCCGTCCGAAAAGCCGCGGACGTGCGCAGCCCGTAATCGCCCTCGAGCAGATCCCCGATGGTCCACCACGAGCTGGGATCGCTGATGGGGGCCAGCGGAGTGGTGTCGACCACGGAGCCATACCGGAGGTACCCCGGGTTCGCGGCCAGGGTGTCTTGCCGGTAGGCCGTCTCCCCGATGACCTCCCAGGGCCCCGTCAGGGCGCCTCGGGGAGGAGGAGGCGGCGGCGGGGGCGGCGGGGGCGGCATCGGGAGGCAGAGGGTCCGGATCTCATCGCAGGCCACGCTCAGATCCGTGTAAAAGAACGAGTAGTGGAGCCCCTCTTCCGTGCTGAGCCAGTAGATGACCGTCTTCAACGGGTGAGCTCCCGCCGGGAGATAGGCAATGTACGAGCGGCCCTCGGGCTCTGTCTTCGGGTATCCGGCAAAGCCCCCCACCCACGCTTGGTAGACATCCCGCCGGGTCGCGCACGTCTCATCCGTTCCGCCAATGAGCCGGATGACGCCCATGCACTGCTCCAGGGTGACGGTGGACGGATCCGGCTGCTGGCTCCTGGTGCGGACCGTGACCCCCGAGGCCGCGAAGTTCAAGCCGGAGTGGTTCGCGTCGAGCGAGTACGTCACGCCAGCGTCCCCTCCGGCGCCCGCCTCGACGAGGATCTCGAAGGTGTACTCCCAGGGATGGGTGAACGTGACGGTGCTGGTCGAGGCGCTATACCCGGACGGAGAGGTGCTGGCTGCGGACACGGAGCCGATCTCCCACCCATCCTCCGCCAGCAGCGTCTGGATCGCCGGGTTCTGGTTGGTGAAGCGGACCGTGCCCTGGATGCTGTTCGTGGTCAGCTCCACGCCTCCGCTCGCGAGCGGCACGGCCGCGCGCTCTGAGGCCGACTCCAGCGCGTGCTCCTCGATGGGGCTGCACGCCAGCAGCCCCAGAATGCCTAAGATTGCCCACCCACAGCTTCGGTATGGCTGCATCATCATCCCCTCGCGTACCTCGTCCGAGACACTATACGGAGACGGAATTCTCGAAGACCGCCGTCATCTTCGCAGTGAACTTTAGGGCAGGGTCAGGTTGAATGGACAAACCCCTGCGGATGTGTACTCGCTATGCGCCCATGGAACTGCTCACTGCCCGCCTGCGTCTGCGCGAGTTCGAAGAGGACGACTGGCGCGTCACCTGGCCCTACGAGTCCGATCCGGAGGTCGTCCGCTACCAGTCCCACGGGGTCCGCACGCCCGAGGAGAGCTTGAAATACATCCGGGACTCCAGGGCCACGGCCACGGAGAGCCCTCGGCGCATTCATGACTTGGCGGTGGTGCTTCGCGAGGACGGACGCCTGGTGGGCCGCTGCGGCTTGAAGGTGGTGGACCTCGAGCAGCGCGAGGGCGCGCTCTGGTATGTGCTCGACCGCTCGCAGTGGGGCAAGGGCTACATCTCCGAGGCCGCCGAGGCGATGCTGGACTTCGGCTTCCAGACGCTGGGCCTGCATCGCGTGTGGGCGGACTGCGATCCGCGCAACGAGGGCTCCGTGAAGGTGGTGCGGCGGCTCGGCTTCCGGCTGGAGGCGCACTTCCGCGAGAACGTGTTCCTCAAGGGCGAGTGGTGTGACTCGCTCATCCACGCCATCCTCGACCGGGAGTGGGCGGCGCGCCCGAGGAAGTAGAAGAGCGCGGGAGCACCGGGCTGCCACGAAAATTCCAGGGAGCCTGGTGCACGTAGGGAAGCCAGAAATTCAGGCGTAAGTTTTTTATGCGGATTTCTGGGATGTCGGCCGGTTCGTCCCCTCTCATGACTGGGTGACGAAGTCCGGAGGAATCGATGAAGAACAGGCCGGGAATTGTAGTGCTCGCTGCCTCGCTGGCGCTGACGCAGGCGTGTGGCACGAACGAGCAGCAGCCGCAGCAGGAGTCCGCAGCCCCCACCGTGCAGGTGGACGCGCCCAGGACGGAGGACTCCGCTCGCGAGGATGAGTCCTTCGATGCGCTCTTCCAGGAGGCCGGGGAGGAGTTCGATGTGCCGCCCGCGCTCCTCAAGTCCATCTCCTTCGTGCAGACGCGCTACCAGATGGTGGAGAGCGCCGAGGAGTTCGAGGGCCGCCCGGTCGTCTACGGACTGATGGCGCTCACGGGGGCTCAGCTCGACGAGGGCGCGAAGCTGGCCGGCGTCACGGCGGAGCAGGCGAGGATTGACGCGCGCTCCCACGTTCGTGCAGCTGCGGCGCTGCTGTCGCGCCACGCGGATGCGCTGAAGGTGGATCGGACGCAGGCGGTGAAGTGGGCACCGGCGGTGGCCGAGCTGTCCGGCATTCAGAACGAGGAGGGCCGTCGCAGCTTCGTCCACAACGAGGTCTTCCGCGTGGCCCGCCTGGGACTCGGGGCGCTCTCGCAAGAGTGGGGCGTGAGTGGACAGGGCTTGGCCGTCGAGGAACTGGGGCAGCAGCGCCAGGGGCTCGCCGGTCCGGACTACGCGCCGGCCGTGTGGCGGGCCTCGCCCAACTACAACTCCCGGCCCATGGGGGTGAAGATGGTGATCATTCACACCTGCGAGAGCAGCTACTCGGGGTGCTGGAGCTGGCTGACCAACTCCAGCTCGCAAGTGAGCGCGCACTACGTGGTGCGCGAGGATGGCGGGGAGATCAGCCAACTCGTGCGCGACGGGAGCCGGGCCTGGCACATCGGCGCCACGTACCAGTGCAGCAACAACAGCGGGGTGGAGTGCGGGCTGAACGGGAGAAGCTCCAACGACTTCACCATCGGCATCGAGCACGGCGGGTATGCGTCGACGGTGAACTGGCCGGTGGGGCAGATCGACGCCTCGGCCCGGCTGCTGTGCGACATCACGCGTGACCACGGGATTCCCCGTGACCGTTACCACGTGGTGGGGCACGGCAAGCTCCAGCCTTACGACCGCACGGATCCCGGGTCCAACTGGCCCTGGACGGACTACCTCAACCGAGCCAATGCGCATTGCGGCACGGCGTGCGTGCTGATGGGGGACATCAAGGCGAAGTACGACGCGGTGAACGGCCCGGTGCTGCTGGGGAAGTGCCAGGCCGGAGAGCTGTCCACGCCGGATGGGGTGGGGCGCTACAACCACTTCGAGCGAGGCAGCATCTACTGGACGCCGACGCTGGGAGCGCACGTGGTGGTGGGTCAGATCAAGATCAAGTGGGAGCAGCTGGGGTGGGAGCGCAGCGTGCTGGGCTATCCCATCACCGACGAGCTGGCGGCGCCGGACGGGAGGGGCCGCTACAACCACTTCGAGCGAGGCAGCATCTACTGGACGCAGGAGTTGGGGGCCTGGGAGGTGCACGGGAACATCCGTGCGAAGTGGGAGCAGCTGGGGTGGGAGCGCAGCGTGCTGGGCTACCCGAAGACAGGAGAGCTGACGACGCCGGACGGAGTGGGGCGCTACAACCACTTCGAGAACGGAAGCATCTACTGGACGTCGGCGACGGGAGCGCACGAGGTGCGGGGACAGGTCTATACAAAGTGGGCGGAGCTGGAGTGGGAGCGCAGCGTGCTGGGCTACCCGCTGACGGACGAGCAGGGAACGCCAGATGGGGTGGGGCGCTATAACCACTTCCAGAATGGAAGCATCTACTTCACGCCGGCGACGGGAGCGCACGCGGTAGTGGGTGACATCAACGCCAAGTGGGTGGCGCTGAGCCGGGAGGCAGGGCTACTGGGCTACCCGCTGACGGACGAGACGAAGACCCCGGACGGAGTGGGGCGCTTCAACCACTTCCAGAATGGAAGCATCTACTGGACGCCGACGACGGGAGCGCGCGAGGTGCATGGCCCCATCCGGGCCAAGTGGGAGTCGCTGGGCTGGGAGAGGAGCGCGCTGGGCTACCCGGTGCGAGACGAGTACGCCGTGACGGGTGGCCGTGAGAGCGAGTTCCAGAAGGGCTTCCTCACGCTCAACACCGCCACCAACACCGTCACCGTGCGCATGAAGTAGCAGTCCTGGCGGACTCCTGAAGTCCGCCTCGGACGATTGAAGTCCACTTGCGGCGGGAGAGGACCCATCGCCTCCCGCCGCAAGGCCACACCTCCGCCGGTTCCTCCCTTTCCCCGAGAAGACGCATGCGCCTGTCACGCCCTTGGCTGTTGTTGTGCGCCCTGACCGTCATCAGCTGTGGTGTTCCCGATGAAGAACCCCGTCCTGTGGATGAGCTGACCGGCCAGGTTCTGCTCGATCTGGCCGGGGCCTACGACATGCACCGGCTGATGGAGGATGCCGACCTGACGGGTGGAGGTTGGATCACTCCCGCGCAGGTGCAGCAGTTCCTCCAGCAGAAGGGCTCTTTTCTGGCCGGGTACAGGGACCCCGTGTGGGGCAACAAGACGGCCGCCACGCTCATCGTCGAGCGCTCCCGCGCCTCTGGCATCAGCCCGCTCTACATGCTGGCGCGCATCCAGATCGAGTCGGGCCTCATCCAGAGTGGAACCTCGAGCAACCTGGACAAGGCCACCGGTTGTGGGTGTCCGGACAGTGGGGGCTGCAACACGAGCTACGCGGGTTTTGGCAACCAGGTGGAGTGCGGTGCCGCGAAGATCCGGGGCTACCTGAGGGCGCTGGACGCGGGCGGGACCACGGTCAGTGGATGGAAGGTCGGCCTCACCAAGCAGACGTCGGACCCCTGCACGGTGACGCCCGCCACCAAGGCCACCGCCGCGCTCTATACCTACACGCCGTGGGTGGGCGCGTATGCCATGCAATGCGGAAGGACCACCGTAGGGGGTTCCTCGCTCGTGGCCGCCGTCTTCAGCCGTTACAGGACCGATTACAACTGGGGCACCGGTTGCGTGCTGATGGGGGACATCAAGGCAAAGTACGACGCGGTGAACGGCCCGGTGCTGCTGGGCGCGTGCCAAGCCGGGGAGCTGTCCACGCCGGATGGGGTGGGGCGCTACAACCACTTCGAGCGAGGCAGCATCTACTGGACGCCGACGCTGGGAGCGCACGTGGTGGTGGGGCAGATCAAGATCAAGTGGGAGCAGCTGGGGTGGGAGCGCAGCGTGCTGGGCTACCCCATCACCGACGAGCTGGCGGCGCCGGATGGGCGTGGCCGCTACAACCACTTCGAGCGAGGCAGCATCTACTGGACGCCGGAGTTGGGGGCCTGGGAGGTGCACGGGAACATCCGTGCGAAGTGGGAGCAATTGGGTTGGGAGCGCAGCGTGCTGGGCTACCCGAAGACAGGAGAGCTGACGACGCCGGACGGAGTGGGGCGCTACAACCACTTCGAGAACGGAAGCATCTACTGGACGCCGACGACAGGAGCGCACGAGGTGCACGGCGCCATTCGGGCCAAGTGGGAGTCGCTGGGCTGGGAGAGGAGCGCGCTGGGCTACCCGGTACGGGACGAGTACGTCGTGACAGGCGGCAGTGAGAGCGAGTTCCAGAAGGGCTTCCTCACGTTCAACACCGCCACCAACACCGTCACCGTGCGCATGAAGTAGTTTCGTTCGGTGGACCTCAGAGCCGGAAGTCCTCACGGCGCAGGCTGTACGCGCGCATCCTCCGGAACCGCACGCCGGAAGAGCAGACGCTCGGTCTCCAGGAAGGTCTCGGGTGGCAGGCGGGGCCTCATTGAATTCCACCTCCTCGCGGAGCGGAAGTCCGGCGGCTCAGCGAGCGGGGGGACGCAGGCTTGCATCGCACTGGGCTTCCGGGGAACCCCTGGCACTCGAATCATGTTGCCGGTGCCGGAATGCGCAAACCTCTCCTCTTCGTCTCAGGTCTTCTGGCGGCGTGGCTCTTCTCGGCATGCGAGGACGCGGCCCTTTCGGCGCAACCTCCCGCCGCCGAGGCACTGTCTCCGGAGCCTCAAGGTCCTCCCCAGCCACTGACGGCGGCGAACTGCCGCACGCTGATCACGCCGGTAGTGCGCGCGAGCGGGGATGATGGCGCGGGCAGCGTGGCGTCCAATACGCAGGATGACGACCTCGTTACGCGCTGGAGCGGCTACGGCAAGGGAGCGTGGCTGCTGCTGGACCTGGGCGAGGTGCAGCCGCTGACGGGGGCCGCCGTGGCGTGGCACCTGGGCACGGTGCAGCGCAACACCTTCACGCTCTCCATCTCGGAGGACGGAACGAACTACACGCAGGCGTACTCGGGCGTCAGCGCGGCAAACACCACGCCGCAGACCTACCTCTTCAGTGCCCCACGGCAGGCGCGCTACGTGCGCATCAATGTGTATGGCAACACGCTCAACGACTGGGCCTCCATCACCGAGGCTCGCGCGTGCGGCGAGGAGCGGTCGACGGCGCCCGCCGAGGGGGACTCGGGACCGGTGCTGCCGCGCCAGCCCTACCTGCAGAGCGTGGGCCAGACGAGCGCCATCGTGGCGTTCCGGACCAGCGTGTCGTGCACGCCCTTCGTGCGCTACGGCCAGGGAACGGACCTGTCCAAGACGGCGACGGCGTCCGCGGCAGGCTGGCGGCACGCGGTGAAGCTGACGGGCCTGACGCCGGGGCGGACGCACAGCTACGTGGTGGAGGCGTGTGGCTCGGTCACCGGTGTGCGGCAGTTCCGCGCCGCCCAGCCCCCGACGAACACGAGCCTGCGATTCACGGCGATGGGGGACTTCGGTACGGGCGGCTTGAGGCAACAGCAGGTGGTGGATCGTCTCGCGCAGCCGGGCAATGCCGGCGAGCTGCTGCTGGCGCTTGGGGACAACGCTTACTCCTCGGGCACCGAGCAGGAGTTCCAGGACCGGATGTTCACGCCCATGGCGGCGCTGCTGCGCAAGGTGCCGTTGTTCCCCAGCCTGGGCAACCATGAGTACGTGACGAACCAGGGGCAGCCGTATCTGGACAACTTCTACTTGCCGGCCAACAACCCGGCGGGCTCGGAGCGCTACTACTCGTTCGACTGGGGCCCCGTGCACTTCGTGGCGCTCGATTCCAACTGCGCCATCGGTCTGGCCTCCTCGGATCGCTGCACGCTGGCGGCGCAGAAGAGCTGGGTGGCCCAGGACTTGGCCGCCACGCAGCGGCCGTGGAAGGTGGCCTTCTTCCACCATCCGCCCTGGTCCAGCGGCGAGCACGGCTCTCAGCTGACGATGCGGCGCGAGTTTGGCCCGATCTTCGAGCAGTACGGGGTGGATCTGGTGCTCACGGGGCATGACCACAACTACGAGCGCTCCAAGCCGATGAGGGGTGATGGCTTGGCGGGCTCGGGGACGCGGGGCATCACCTACGTGGTGGTGGGCAGCGGCGGCGCGAACCTGCGGGCCTTCCTGGTCTCGCAGCCGAGCTGGACGGCGTACCGCAACAACACGGACGTGGGCTACCTGGAGGTGGCGGTGAGCGGAGGGACGCTGAGCGCCAGGTTCCTCACCCCCAATGGCGCGGTGAAGGACAGCTTCACGCTGACGAAGACACTGCCGGCCTCGGTGGAGCACCCCACGGATTTCTCGGCCTCCTCGCTGGAGACGCCTCCGGGGCCGGCGGACGATCCGGCGCACGAGCCCGCCGGGCTGCGCTTCGAGAAGGTACTGCCCCCTGCGAACAGCCCGGAGGCGGTGGCGGACGACGATGTGCCGGCGCGCTGAGTACCGCAGGAGCAGGGATGCGCTTGGCGGAGCAGTCCCCCTTAGATGATTCAATCCCGCCGGTGTGAGCCGGTCCCGCGAGCGTTGTAGACGGTCGCGCCCGAGCGGCCATATTCGGCGAAGACGGCGATCGCTTCGTCCCGCAGCACTCCGGAGGAGACCCGGATTCCACGGGCCTCGAGCGCTGCTCTCCAGTCCGCGGGCATGGGCCCTTCATCGAAGCCCGTGAGTGCTTCGCACTCTGGGCCGTCGCCAGCGATGAGCAGGTGCTTGACTCCCGACCAGATGAGCGCGCCGTAGCACATCGTGCACGGGCGCCAGTTGACGACGAGCTCGAGCTCGCGGCCCCCCGCAGAGCCCAGGTCCCAGGTGCCGAGGCGGGTCTGGGCGAGCGAGAGCGCCATGACCTCCGCATGCACGGAGGAGAGGCCCGAGCTCAACACGACGTTGACGCCGATGGAGACCAGCTCGCCCGTCGCAGGGGCAACGACGAGCGCGGCGAACGGCCCCCCGTTGCCTTCCTTGTAGTTGCGCGCCGCGAGCGTGTGGGTGAGGCGCACGCGCGCTTCGGCGGTCGGCAGGGGCGTGTTGTAGGTGTGCAACTCCTTCACGAGCCAGTCGGGGAGTTGGGCGTTCACGCGGGTAGCAAAGGGGTGTGTGGCGTTCATGATCGCTCCTTCCTGGGGTGCTCACGACACTTCCGGCAATAAATGGATTCTGGACGGCCCTCCTTCATGGCTTCTTGAAGGAAGGATGGAAGGCTTGTTGAGGGGTGGCAAGCTGGTGCGCGCACGCCGGACACCGCTTCATGGAAGAAGTGGCATCGGCTCGGGCGCTTGGAGCAGCACCCGCCGCAGCTTGCTGGCGGCTTGTTCGAGCGTGTGAGGAAGACTCAGGAAGTAGACCTTTCTTGCACCATCTAGAGCCCAGGGGTTGCCCGACTCTGCTGGGGGCGTGCCTGGCTCATCGGGATTGTAGGGATAAGCCAGTGCACCCCAGCTCAGGCTCCCTGGCTGGCCGTAGCGCGAGAGGTACGCCGCCATCTGGTACAGATCTTCGCGCTGCGGGCCTCGCCGCGAGGCCTGGCTGGGGTGTAGCCGCTTGTACTTGGCGTCGAGGATCCCTAGCACCGATGCTTTCTTGAGGACGAGGGCATCGGGCTTGAGCATGCCCAGGGGCTCAGCGGTGAGTTCACTGCGCAGGAGGGCATCCCAGGCGCTGAAATCGAGAGTCCCGTGGCGTACCTCGAAGCTCTCGGCAGCACGGCGGAGTGCGGCCAGTACATAGAGTTCCCAGAGCTCAGCCACGTCGAGCAGCACCCCTTGGCAGGTGCCATCGGCTGAGGAGGAGGAGAGCCCTCGGCGCAAGGCAATCCGCCGGGAGAGCTCCGCGACTGGCTTGAACGCTGCCGTCAGGGGAGTGTAGCGGACGCGCGCCAACTCGGCGCTGGAGGGCACCTGGGGGTTCGAGCCGGTGACAGCGATGAGATGCGGGAGCAACTCCGCTGCTCGCGAAGGGAGCCAAAAGCTCTCTGGAACCGGGGCCATCCAGCGCCTCAGCGCCGCGTAGGCCGAGACGATGGCGCGGGCGGTAGCGTTGTCGAGCGAGCGCTCGCGGCGGAGGGACGCCACCTGGGGGCTGTTCGCAGCCCGGAGGCGCACGGTCCCGGCAACGTCCAACCGACCACGGACCACCAAGCCTACGCTGGCGCGCTCCGTTCGGAGCGCGGGGAGGCCGTGGCGGGAAGCATCCACGAAGCCTCGGACCCACAGCGCCGCGAGGAGCTGGACGATGAACGACGCATCCGCCTGCACCTGGCC
This genomic window contains:
- a CDS encoding nucleoside deaminase, whose amino-acid sequence is MNATHPFATRVNAQLPDWLVKELHTYNTPLPTAEARVRLTHTLAARNYKEGNGGPFAALVVAPATGELVSIGVNVVLSSGLSSVHAEVMALSLAQTRLGTWDLGSAGGRELELVVNWRPCTMCYGALIWSGVKHLLIAGDGPECEALTGFDEGPMPADWRAALEARGIRVSSGVLRDEAIAVFAEYGRSGATVYNARGTGSHRRD
- a CDS encoding metallophosphoesterase; its protein translation is MRKPLLFVSGLLAAWLFSACEDAALSAQPPAAEALSPEPQGPPQPLTAANCRTLITPVVRASGDDGAGSVASNTQDDDLVTRWSGYGKGAWLLLDLGEVQPLTGAAVAWHLGTVQRNTFTLSISEDGTNYTQAYSGVSAANTTPQTYLFSAPRQARYVRINVYGNTLNDWASITEARACGEERSTAPAEGDSGPVLPRQPYLQSVGQTSAIVAFRTSVSCTPFVRYGQGTDLSKTATASAAGWRHAVKLTGLTPGRTHSYVVEACGSVTGVRQFRAAQPPTNTSLRFTAMGDFGTGGLRQQQVVDRLAQPGNAGELLLALGDNAYSSGTEQEFQDRMFTPMAALLRKVPLFPSLGNHEYVTNQGQPYLDNFYLPANNPAGSERYYSFDWGPVHFVALDSNCAIGLASSDRCTLAAQKSWVAQDLAATQRPWKVAFFHHPPWSSGEHGSQLTMRREFGPIFEQYGVDLVLTGHDHNYERSKPMRGDGLAGSGTRGITYVVVGSGGANLRAFLVSQPSWTAYRNNTDVGYLEVAVSGGTLSARFLTPNGAVKDSFTLTKTLPASVEHPTDFSASSLETPPGPADDPAHEPAGLRFEKVLPPANSPEAVADDDVPAR
- a CDS encoding GNAT family N-acetyltransferase, with protein sequence MCTRYAPMELLTARLRLREFEEDDWRVTWPYESDPEVVRYQSHGVRTPEESLKYIRDSRATATESPRRIHDLAVVLREDGRLVGRCGLKVVDLEQREGALWYVLDRSQWGKGYISEAAEAMLDFGFQTLGLHRVWADCDPRNEGSVKVVRRLGFRLEAHFRENVFLKGEWCDSLIHAILDREWAARPRK
- a CDS encoding 5-methylcytosine restriction system specificity protein McrC; translated protein: MKLSVQDCSPFDPPPTADEVTWLQRLASKAQPQAHVMPLGGARDEDEPIVYCERDGTWWAGRYVGELLFEGHSLTILPRFGMETLRTWLAHVFNLVLVETPGQVQADASFIVQLLAALWVRGFVDASRHGLPALRTERASVGLVVRGRLDVAGTVRLRAANSPQVASLRRERSLDNATARAIVSAYAALRRWMAPVPESFWLPSRAAELLPHLIAVTGSNPQVPSSAELARVRYTPLTAAFKPVAELSRRIALRRGLSSSSADGTCQGVLLDVAELWELYVLAALRRAAESFEVRHGTLDFSAWDALLRSELTAEPLGMLKPDALVLKKASVLGILDAKYKRLHPSQASRRGPQREDLYQMAAYLSRYGQPGSLSWGALAYPYNPDEPGTPPAESGNPWALDGARKVYFLSLPHTLEQAASKLRRVLLQAPEPMPLLP
- a CDS encoding N-acetylmuramoyl-L-alanine amidase yields the protein MKNRPGIVVLAASLALTQACGTNEQQPQQESAAPTVQVDAPRTEDSAREDESFDALFQEAGEEFDVPPALLKSISFVQTRYQMVESAEEFEGRPVVYGLMALTGAQLDEGAKLAGVTAEQARIDARSHVRAAAALLSRHADALKVDRTQAVKWAPAVAELSGIQNEEGRRSFVHNEVFRVARLGLGALSQEWGVSGQGLAVEELGQQRQGLAGPDYAPAVWRASPNYNSRPMGVKMVIIHTCESSYSGCWSWLTNSSSQVSAHYVVREDGGEISQLVRDGSRAWHIGATYQCSNNSGVECGLNGRSSNDFTIGIEHGGYASTVNWPVGQIDASARLLCDITRDHGIPRDRYHVVGHGKLQPYDRTDPGSNWPWTDYLNRANAHCGTACVLMGDIKAKYDAVNGPVLLGKCQAGELSTPDGVGRYNHFERGSIYWTPTLGAHVVVGQIKIKWEQLGWERSVLGYPITDELAAPDGRGRYNHFERGSIYWTQELGAWEVHGNIRAKWEQLGWERSVLGYPKTGELTTPDGVGRYNHFENGSIYWTSATGAHEVRGQVYTKWAELEWERSVLGYPLTDEQGTPDGVGRYNHFQNGSIYFTPATGAHAVVGDINAKWVALSREAGLLGYPLTDETKTPDGVGRFNHFQNGSIYWTPTTGAREVHGPIRAKWESLGWERSALGYPVRDEYAVTGGRESEFQKGFLTLNTATNTVTVRMK
- a CDS encoding LGFP repeat-containing protein, which codes for MRLSRPWLLLCALTVISCGVPDEEPRPVDELTGQVLLDLAGAYDMHRLMEDADLTGGGWITPAQVQQFLQQKGSFLAGYRDPVWGNKTAATLIVERSRASGISPLYMLARIQIESGLIQSGTSSNLDKATGCGCPDSGGCNTSYAGFGNQVECGAAKIRGYLRALDAGGTTVSGWKVGLTKQTSDPCTVTPATKATAALYTYTPWVGAYAMQCGRTTVGGSSLVAAVFSRYRTDYNWGTGCVLMGDIKAKYDAVNGPVLLGACQAGELSTPDGVGRYNHFERGSIYWTPTLGAHVVVGQIKIKWEQLGWERSVLGYPITDELAAPDGRGRYNHFERGSIYWTPELGAWEVHGNIRAKWEQLGWERSVLGYPKTGELTTPDGVGRYNHFENGSIYWTPTTGAHEVHGAIRAKWESLGWERSALGYPVRDEYVVTGGSESEFQKGFLTFNTATNTVTVRMK